One Helicobacter sp. MIT 05-5293 DNA window includes the following coding sequences:
- a CDS encoding DUF4043 family protein, producing the protein MNLNNIDYNSLKNDENISVQIGKEIERLSWIKSPFESFTGKGGDRGVRTFSVENDQPYRPRLKNKLTGAGVEGNADFKTNYDELEILNQTIYPKVVGNALRSPIRQYSKMQSIDFVKESVDSLSEWMQDRRDKAIVAHLCNDFTNVVAADAQNGFKDYKKSPEDTTKQIAKGDVCSVKLLRRAIFMARSGTHANGKEAFPIKPIKADRESVNGISVIHNSYLILLESHQIQQLKADKEWREMQAYAGDRGDKNRLFTGFVGMIDNCPILDMGVWTKMQVGMPNTDLSDADFKHYLDSQNVSKTTPPSFYADKQPLSIGALIGASAIVMAGSNATKFYIDDTQDSGRKVVCGADRLLSIAKGRFSLESGALSPFSNQDFATIGIFSSKE; encoded by the coding sequence ATGAATCTTAACAATATTGACTACAATAGCCTTAAAAACGATGAAAACATCAGTGTGCAAATCGGTAAAGAGATAGAGCGACTTTCATGGATCAAAAGTCCTTTTGAGAGCTTCACAGGTAAGGGCGGAGATAGAGGCGTGCGCACTTTTAGTGTAGAAAACGACCAGCCCTACCGCCCCCGATTGAAAAACAAACTCACAGGCGCAGGCGTAGAGGGTAATGCCGACTTTAAAACAAACTATGATGAGCTAGAAATTCTCAATCAAACGATTTATCCTAAAGTCGTGGGTAACGCCCTAAGAAGCCCTATCAGACAATACAGCAAGATGCAAAGCATTGATTTTGTCAAAGAATCAGTAGATTCTCTTAGCGAGTGGATGCAAGATCGCAGAGACAAAGCGATAGTCGCGCACTTGTGTAACGACTTTACCAATGTCGTGGCTGCAGATGCGCAAAATGGCTTTAAGGATTATAAAAAGAGTCCTGAAGACACGACCAAACAAATCGCAAAAGGCGATGTGTGCAGTGTAAAACTCCTAAGACGCGCTATTTTTATGGCACGAAGCGGGACACATGCTAACGGCAAAGAGGCTTTTCCTATCAAGCCTATCAAAGCAGACAGAGAGAGCGTGAATGGTATCAGCGTGATACACAATAGCTATCTTATTTTGCTTGAATCACACCAAATCCAGCAGTTAAAAGCGGATAAAGAATGGAGAGAGATGCAAGCTTACGCGGGAGATAGGGGCGATAAAAACCGACTTTTTACGGGATTTGTCGGTATGATTGATAATTGCCCTATTTTAGATATGGGCGTATGGACTAAAATGCAGGTGGGTATGCCAAATACTGACTTGAGCGATGCGGATTTCAAACATTATCTCGATAGTCAAAATGTCAGCAAAACCACCCCTCCAAGCTTTTATGCGGACAAACAGCCCTTAAGCATCGGTGCGCTTATCGGTGCAAGTGCTATCGTAATGGCAGGGAGCAACGCGACAAAATTTTATATCGATGATACCCAAGACAGCGGGCGTAAGGTCGTGTGCGGAGCGGATAGGCTTTTAAGCATCGCTAAGGGGAGATTCTCACTAGAGAGCGGGGCATTAAGTCCTTTCAGTAATCAAGACTTTGCGACTATCGGGATTTTTAGCAGTAAAGAGTAA
- a CDS encoding PBECR2 nuclease fold domain-containing protein, translating into MQAVDFKTHARVDFDKFESLGGKKEYLLEHLKNLDTDLKWEQLEALPLEQQYDYLKNNPFNINVNNPSKNIDTLYSPQYKENLAKQSLKKYEFERANQSLGQDIKDFASSALEYATGYENENIQERKARLNEVQQTASQANLTSDKLKGLGLKGYSNEVATLQRGYSNVIDAFTDRFTQKSGVEKAHDQKVNAYQALQQHGSKSYAELDEQEKQQVMPLVKESLGIVSRLFRDDKEQWEFFKDLTRAQEYVQDFSAMSRKLENILPSQQFLHELWSSESLSEKQTQALKDYEIVAEKMGFDALAYNQHGLYFIKQGKVFKVDENFNTMVNNAIKDNIGSISLGIAGAIAGSKKGLKGAIAGGALGGFAGGISDAVLTDLVLERDVSIPELLLHGSQEASFNIAGDLAFAGIGAVVKGVKNSSFFKLKPDDTQEGMKKIFTKISASLQGQNVGAIDRILKEHGTKQSRSDNLERFLSTQSENVIRDDFKENTLINSLISKAREYLPLNKLDSLSAKDETVKGKQQELLANVLKNKDLADALAGQLDDVEARILSQAMNKMAKDFKALSGDYEKLIAKEVLKNETNPSLPKVFQALVSQAENEVKNNYKKAVGELQNALEGERLDLLTPFKQMADIAITDFGINSDISKLLINEVKNLEGRNITIKEALEKRKDINQILKNFNDNPNTLKKFRVDESMAMLKDAIDTTIHNAIEKKIAKMQMSKMSEAKNALEKINIDTLNEEQKQKELFKEANALLSPTGEPLTRPFSTGINLDSNRTLASDIIPQSIKLDKHEVLNNLSHYLRPQTTLPKEIDIDAFLTQLANFENKENFIKHLQSRNDAKNRMAYLHLVEPTFKEPNLILSFKDGKKEYIKSFQTDKGDIKYLLVTRDNDRLLITGIPNVQERYLKNEIDKADIILPFIPQDRHIQRGGLSESIIPQSTKLDKHEVLNNLSHYLRPQTTLPKEIDIDAFLKQVADFDNKENFIKHLQNKNDADKRLAYLHLVEPTFKEPNLILSFKDGKKEYIKSFQTDKGDIKYLLVTQDNDRLLITGIPNVDEKYLRGQVTHADLIQTFIPQEQQAKSGLLKDIIPQSTKLDKQAEIFDTIVTQAVDNYAQSAEFKALSADKQRAILSLKYIQPEQMPMGVKIKDLENLKTHFADKADREQREEFLKLFKTTKEKPDLVLEISRNGELRQEYIKAFQHKENKNLYYLAITQDEINITGIPTTQVKKVINDIVRSERILNAESLQGILNPADLVNKTQSPAVSKDIIPQQAQDLRQILENFKKANIDYADMKHRLNDKLTKAIFMDKPKKSTINSMRSVEEWKKAVLDKQWVDSIQGLENTIFAKFNPRMQEATQTLLIFRALERHIKENDGASMINLTKALKDIAELEKLPLHPQAQNALNIFKELASVYQFAHKIAGAKGFKSGAGNGALSTSLEGRAKVFLVNKLFRNLFFRVPHIGDKDAVLFHLKRAVQELKYPRAITLDMLNNPKLTHPQPPTPSNPSGDVFITESMAKDIQDLANDEHMMLGELEQKIGALRGENKFIKELSNGDKIFKDASGKTHKLSNEVQEQWLKTFNLKSLDEDFIPHFSPEVKKALGDKKVKLTQGSLLKLSAKNRTQYIPQIKETLENPDKIISHQGNVIFAREIDDKKYFTSVGKDFDTHITIVSNAPKKTNNLENKMFDGGEVIYQSTKFENLRYNQTFTEQRLMPNKIDNDIISQNAEKSKMLLEALEEDRVIYTKVGSGRLESQDIEELKNILREDLSQTQGFKGGEVAGASDILKSGGTYSKPSDLQIEYPANQVSGKNPTDIIPQKVFDMSEVNFNTLDDFVYYANLVGIDFKNLPQAKEAYQYILEHLKELEC; encoded by the coding sequence ATGCAGGCAGTAGATTTTAAAACACATGCGAGAGTTGATTTTGATAAATTTGAGAGCTTAGGGGGGAAGAAAGAGTATCTCTTAGAGCATTTAAAGAATCTTGACACAGATTTAAAGTGGGAGCAGTTAGAGGCTTTGCCTTTAGAGCAACAATACGATTATTTGAAAAACAATCCCTTTAATATCAATGTCAATAATCCGAGTAAAAATATAGACACACTCTACTCACCACAATATAAAGAAAATCTCGCAAAGCAAAGTTTGAAAAAATATGAATTTGAGCGCGCAAATCAAAGCTTAGGGCAAGATATTAAAGACTTTGCAAGCAGTGCGCTAGAATATGCCACAGGATACGAAAATGAAAATATACAAGAGCGTAAGGCACGACTGAATGAAGTGCAACAAACTGCCTCCCAAGCAAATCTCACTAGTGATAAATTAAAGGGCTTAGGCTTAAAAGGCTATAGTAATGAAGTCGCGACCTTGCAGCGCGGGTATAGCAATGTAATCGATGCCTTTACGGACAGATTTACCCAAAAAAGCGGGGTAGAAAAAGCGCATGATCAAAAAGTCAATGCCTACCAAGCTTTGCAACAGCACGGGAGCAAAAGCTATGCAGAGCTTGATGAGCAAGAAAAACAGCAAGTGATGCCCCTTGTCAAAGAATCTTTAGGGATAGTCAGTCGGCTTTTTCGAGACGATAAAGAGCAGTGGGAGTTTTTTAAGGACCTAACGCGCGCACAAGAATATGTGCAAGATTTTAGTGCGATGAGCAGGAAGCTAGAAAATATTTTACCCAGCCAGCAATTTTTACACGAGCTTTGGAGCAGTGAGAGCCTTAGTGAGAAGCAAACCCAAGCGTTAAAGGATTATGAGATTGTCGCGGAGAAAATGGGCTTTGATGCGCTTGCTTATAATCAACACGGGCTTTATTTTATCAAGCAGGGTAAGGTCTTTAAAGTCGATGAGAATTTTAACACAATGGTGAATAATGCCATAAAAGACAATATCGGCAGTATAAGCTTAGGGATAGCAGGAGCGATAGCAGGGAGTAAAAAGGGTCTCAAAGGTGCGATCGCAGGAGGTGCGCTCGGGGGATTTGCAGGGGGGATAAGCGATGCGGTATTGACAGATTTAGTGCTAGAGCGTGATGTGAGTATCCCCGAGCTACTTTTACACGGAAGCCAAGAAGCGAGCTTTAATATCGCGGGGGATTTAGCCTTTGCGGGTATCGGAGCGGTGGTAAAGGGTGTGAAAAACTCTAGCTTTTTTAAGCTCAAACCCGATGACACGCAAGAGGGTATGAAAAAAATCTTTACTAAGATAAGTGCGAGTTTGCAAGGGCAAAATGTCGGGGCGATTGATAGAATCTTAAAAGAGCATGGCACGAAACAATCCCGAAGCGACAATTTAGAGCGGTTTTTATCCACACAGAGTGAGAATGTCATAAGGGACGATTTCAAAGAAAATACGCTTATTAATAGCCTAATCTCTAAGGCGCGGGAGTATCTCCCTCTGAATAAGCTTGATTCTCTAAGTGCGAAAGATGAAACGGTTAAAGGCAAGCAACAAGAGCTTTTAGCAAATGTGCTTAAAAATAAAGACTTAGCCGATGCCCTCGCAGGACAGCTTGATGATGTCGAAGCGCGCATTTTAAGCCAAGCGATGAATAAAATGGCAAAAGACTTTAAGGCTTTGAGCGGGGATTATGAGAAGCTTATCGCAAAAGAAGTGCTTAAAAATGAAACAAACCCTAGCTTGCCTAAAGTCTTTCAAGCCTTAGTGAGCCAAGCAGAAAACGAAGTAAAGAATAATTATAAAAAGGCAGTGGGGGAGCTACAAAACGCACTTGAGGGAGAGAGGCTAGATCTTTTAACTCCTTTTAAACAAATGGCAGATATAGCGATTACAGACTTTGGGATTAATAGCGACATCAGTAAGCTTTTGATTAATGAAGTGAAAAACCTAGAGGGACGCAATATCACGATTAAAGAAGCTTTAGAGAAGAGAAAAGATATTAATCAAATCCTCAAAAACTTTAATGACAATCCTAATACTTTGAAAAAATTTAGAGTTGATGAGAGTATGGCAATGCTCAAAGACGCCATAGACACTACGATACATAATGCCATAGAAAAGAAAATCGCTAAGATGCAGATGAGTAAAATGTCAGAGGCGAAGAATGCACTTGAAAAAATAAATATAGATACGCTTAATGAAGAGCAAAAGCAAAAGGAGCTTTTTAAAGAGGCAAACGCACTACTAAGCCCAACAGGTGAGCCGCTAACCCGCCCGTTCAGCACGGGGATTAACTTAGATAGTAACCGCACGCTTGCAAGTGATATTATACCACAAAGCATAAAATTAGATAAGCACGAAGTGCTTAATAATCTAAGCCATTATCTTAGACCTCAAACCACACTCCCTAAAGAGATTGATATTGATGCGTTTCTGACACAATTAGCAAACTTTGAGAATAAAGAAAACTTTATAAAACATTTACAAAGCAGAAATGACGCAAAAAACCGAATGGCATATTTACACTTAGTAGAGCCTACCTTTAAAGAGCCAAACCTCATTTTAAGCTTTAAAGACGGAAAGAAAGAATACATTAAATCCTTTCAAACAGACAAGGGGGATATAAAATATCTCTTAGTAACTCGAGATAATGATAGGCTATTAATCACAGGGATTCCTAATGTGCAAGAGCGGTATTTAAAAAATGAGATAGATAAGGCGGACATTATCCTCCCTTTCATTCCGCAGGACAGGCATATACAAAGGGGAGGGCTGTCAGAAAGTATTATACCACAAAGCACAAAATTAGACAAGCACGAAGTGCTTAATAATCTAAGCCATTATCTTAGACCTCAAACCACACTCCCTAAAGAGATTGATATTGATGCGTTTTTAAAACAAGTAGCGGATTTTGATAATAAAGAGAATTTTATCAAACACTTGCAAAACAAGAATGACGCAGACAAACGCCTCGCATATTTACACTTAGTAGAGCCTACCTTTAAAGAGCCAAACCTCATTTTAAGCTTTAAAGACGGAAAGAAAGAATACATTAAATCCTTTCAAACAGACAAGGGGGATATAAAATATCTTTTGGTAACCCAAGACAATGATAGGCTATTAATCACAGGGATTCCTAATGTAGATGAAAAATATTTAAGGGGACAAGTAACACACGCGGACCTTATCCAAACTTTTATTCCGCAGGAGCAGCAAGCAAAGAGTGGGCTGCTAAAAGATATTATACCACAAAGCACAAAATTAGACAAGCAAGCAGAGATTTTTGACACAATAGTTACACAAGCAGTGGATAATTACGCACAAAGTGCAGAATTTAAGGCATTAAGCGCGGACAAACAAAGGGCGATACTTTCTTTAAAATATATCCAACCCGAGCAGATGCCAATGGGAGTAAAAATCAAGGATTTGGAGAATCTTAAAACACATTTTGCAGATAAGGCAGATAGAGAGCAAAGAGAGGAGTTTTTAAAACTTTTTAAGACTACTAAAGAAAAGCCCGATTTGGTCTTAGAAATTAGCCGAAATGGTGAATTGCGTCAGGAATATATTAAGGCATTCCAACACAAAGAAAATAAGAATTTATATTATCTAGCTATTACGCAAGATGAGATAAATATCACAGGGATTCCAACAACCCAAGTCAAAAAAGTAATCAATGATATTGTAAGAAGTGAAAGGATATTAAATGCGGAGAGTTTGCAGGGAATCCTTAACCCCGCCGACCTTGTCAATAAGACACAAAGCCCTGCAGTCTCAAAAGATATTATACCACAGCAAGCGCAGGATTTGCGACAAATATTAGAGAATTTCAAAAAAGCAAATATTGATTATGCGGATATGAAACACAGGCTTAATGACAAGCTCACTAAAGCAATCTTTATGGATAAGCCTAAAAAGAGCACGATAAATTCAATGCGCAGCGTGGAAGAGTGGAAAAAGGCAGTGCTAGATAAGCAGTGGGTAGATTCTATACAAGGGCTAGAAAATACTATTTTTGCTAAGTTTAATCCCAGAATGCAGGAAGCCACGCAAACGCTTTTAATCTTTAGAGCCTTGGAGAGACATATTAAAGAGAATGACGGCGCGAGTATGATAAATCTCACCAAAGCCCTAAAAGACATCGCAGAGCTTGAAAAGCTCCCTTTGCACCCTCAAGCACAAAACGCGCTCAATATCTTTAAAGAGTTAGCAAGTGTGTATCAATTCGCTCACAAAATAGCCGGGGCAAAAGGCTTTAAGAGCGGGGCAGGGAATGGAGCGTTAAGCACTTCACTAGAGGGCAGAGCAAAGGTATTTTTGGTCAATAAGCTTTTTAGGAATCTCTTTTTTAGAGTCCCTCATATCGGGGATAAAGATGCCGTGCTATTCCACCTAAAAAGGGCAGTCCAAGAGCTCAAATACCCAAGAGCCATTACCTTAGATATGCTTAATAACCCTAAGCTTACCCACCCCCAGCCTCCCACGCCGAGTAATCCTAGCGGAGATGTGTTTATCACAGAATCTATGGCAAAAGATATACAAGATCTCGCCAATGATGAACATATGATGCTAGGGGAGTTGGAGCAGAAAATAGGTGCTTTAAGGGGAGAAAACAAATTTATCAAAGAGCTTAGTAATGGGGATAAAATCTTTAAAGATGCAAGTGGCAAAACCCACAAACTAAGCAATGAAGTGCAAGAACAATGGCTAAAGACCTTTAATCTTAAGAGCTTAGATGAGGATTTTATCCCGCATTTTAGCCCCGAAGTAAAAAAAGCTTTAGGAGATAAAAAAGTCAAGCTCACACAAGGAAGCCTTTTGAAGCTAAGTGCAAAAAATCGCACGCAATATATCCCACAAATCAAAGAGACGCTAGAGAATCCTGATAAAATTATTTCACATCAAGGAAATGTTATTTTTGCTAGGGAAATTGATGATAAAAAGTATTTTACAAGTGTAGGTAAAGATTTTGATACACATATCACTATCGTAAGCAATGCACCTAAAAAGACAAATAATTTAGAAAATAAAATGTTTGATGGTGGAGAAGTGATTTATCAATCTACCAAGTTTGAAAATCTCCGTTACAACCAAACTTTTACAGAGCAACGCTTAATGCCCAACAAGATTGACAATGACATTATATCACAAAATGCAGAAAAAAGCAAAATGCTTTTAGAAGCCTTAGAAGAAGATAGGGTGATTTATACAAAGGTGGGCAGTGGGAGATTAGAATCCCAAGACATAGAAGAGCTTAAAAATATCCTAAGGGAGGATTTGTCTCAAACACAAGGATTTAAGGGCGGGGAAGTTGCTGGCGCGTCTGATATATTAAAATCGGGCGGAACTTACTCTAAGCCCTCTGACTTGCAGATTGAATACCCCGCTAACCAAGTAAGTGGCAAAAACCCTACCGACATTATACCACAAAAAGTATTTGATATGTCAGAGGTGAATTTTAACACCTTAGATGATTTTGTGTATTATGCTAATCTCGTAGGGATAGACTTCAAAAACCTCCCACAAGCTAAAGAAGCCTATCAATACATACTAGAGCATTTAAAAGAGCTAGAGTGCTAA